One genomic segment of Pseudomonadota bacterium includes these proteins:
- a CDS encoding alpha/beta fold hydrolase — MMVDPESVAGSEHQILVATNRVAVDEPQQRYADGRARQISLDNVVVWVPDDRPPGSLTLPSKSKPDPARQFGVVDFASLERSAFLDQLNQRMAAIEQENTVFLFVHGYNVPYAGGVYRLAQMVADFDAKSVPVLFSWPSSGRLLGYLYDRDSVQFARDGLAEVILLLAQSDATSIFLMGHSMGTMLVMETLRQLSLAGHEKTLRKISPLVLASPDIDVDVFRSQMNGLSHRPDPMIIFVASDDGALRLSQKIRGGHPRIGEGQNIPELQEHGIAVIDLSDVDLGDGTQHSAFAASPTLISIMKRAATASETLSDADQSERRSPLEAMSEFTSGLLYLPNRDVESEP; from the coding sequence ATGATGGTTGACCCCGAATCGGTCGCAGGGAGCGAGCATCAGATCCTGGTTGCGACCAACCGCGTTGCGGTTGACGAGCCCCAGCAGCGCTATGCCGACGGCCGTGCAAGACAGATCTCGCTCGACAACGTTGTCGTCTGGGTCCCGGACGACCGGCCACCAGGTTCGCTCACGCTGCCATCCAAGAGCAAACCCGATCCAGCACGGCAGTTTGGCGTTGTCGACTTCGCGTCCCTTGAACGCTCCGCCTTTCTGGATCAACTCAATCAGCGCATGGCCGCCATCGAACAGGAAAACACGGTGTTTCTTTTTGTTCACGGTTACAACGTTCCATACGCGGGCGGCGTCTATAGACTGGCTCAGATGGTCGCGGATTTCGATGCCAAATCAGTTCCGGTGCTCTTTTCATGGCCCTCGTCGGGCCGCCTGCTCGGCTACCTCTACGATCGCGACAGCGTTCAGTTTGCTCGCGACGGCCTGGCCGAAGTGATTCTTCTGTTGGCCCAGTCCGACGCCACGTCAATTTTTTTGATGGGACACTCCATGGGCACCATGCTGGTGATGGAGACTTTGCGCCAGCTCAGCCTCGCCGGTCACGAAAAAACGCTTCGAAAGATCTCGCCGCTGGTGCTTGCTTCTCCCGACATTGATGTCGATGTGTTTCGGTCGCAGATGAACGGGTTGTCGCATCGTCCAGACCCTATGATCATTTTTGTTGCCAGCGACGATGGAGCGTTGAGATTGTCACAGAAGATCCGAGGGGGGCATCCGCGAATCGGTGAAGGCCAGAATATTCCGGAGCTACAGGAGCATGGAATTGCGGTGATCGACCTGTCCGACGTAGATCTAGGCGATGGAACGCAACACTCCGCCTTCGCCGCCTCGCCGACGCTGATCAGCATCATGAAGCGGGCGGCAACGGCCAGCGAGACGCTGAGCGACGCAGACCAGTCGGAGCGACGCTCTCCTCTGGAAGCAATGAGCGAATTTACTTCCGGTCTGCTATATCTGCCTAATCGCGACGTAGAATCTGAACCCTAG
- a CDS encoding glutathione S-transferase C-terminal domain-containing protein → MELWTYATPNGWKVTIMLEELKEAGVELPPVEIRTVDIMNRAQFEADFTAVSPNQKIPGLRDGDRTLMESGAILLYLAEKFPSPLLPQDESKWDVIQWLFWQVAGVGPTFGNKLSYTRYMEDVPAEEKAHPLKRFTAEAQRLLRVLDKQLADRDYLCGDQFTVADIACFPWVRGWKWSKIDITGHANVGAWVKRARARPGVDRGLAYSFKQDEVDQWSEETKRHYASGGASIASNESIDSGG, encoded by the coding sequence ATGGAGCTGTGGACCTACGCGACACCCAACGGATGGAAGGTGACCATCATGTTGGAAGAACTGAAGGAAGCGGGTGTCGAGTTACCGCCGGTTGAGATCCGAACCGTAGACATCATGAATCGCGCGCAGTTTGAAGCAGACTTCACCGCCGTCAGTCCGAATCAAAAAATCCCAGGGCTCCGGGACGGCGATCGGACACTGATGGAAAGCGGCGCGATTCTGCTGTACCTGGCGGAGAAGTTCCCATCACCACTGTTGCCGCAGGACGAGTCGAAATGGGACGTGATCCAGTGGCTGTTCTGGCAGGTGGCCGGTGTGGGCCCCACATTTGGCAATAAGCTTTCCTACACCCGCTACATGGAAGACGTTCCCGCTGAAGAAAAGGCCCACCCGCTGAAGCGGTTTACGGCCGAAGCTCAGAGGCTTCTGCGGGTCCTGGATAAGCAGCTCGCGGATAGAGACTACCTGTGTGGCGACCAGTTCACGGTCGCCGACATCGCCTGCTTTCCGTGGGTGCGCGGCTGGAAGTGGAGCAAGATCGACATCACCGGCCATGCCAACGTCGGCGCCTGGGTGAAGCGCGCCAGAGCAAGGCCTGGCGTAGACCGCGGGCTGGCCTACAGCTTCAAGCAGGACGAGGTGGATCAGTGGTCTGAGGAAACCAAAAGGCACTACGCCAGCGGCGGTGCCTCAATCGCGTCCAACGAGAGCATCGATTCCGGCGGCTGA
- a CDS encoding DUF1993 domain-containing protein, with the protein MNLSFYELSVGSYLQVLGGVAQTMNKGRALADEGQLDLDQLVRMKLRDDMLPFSFQIISAWHHSLGCIKGLKAGLFEPPPRMQDMDYEKLTGLVNEAIEGLRAESPETINALEDKSMTFRVGSREIPFKGVNFVCSFSLPNFYFHATTAYDMLRMQGVPLGKMDYLGRLRTGVENG; encoded by the coding sequence ATGAATTTATCGTTTTACGAACTCTCGGTCGGCAGCTATCTCCAGGTCCTGGGTGGCGTTGCTCAAACGATGAACAAAGGCCGGGCACTCGCTGATGAGGGTCAGCTGGATCTGGACCAGCTCGTGCGAATGAAACTTCGAGATGACATGCTGCCCTTCAGCTTCCAGATCATCTCGGCTTGGCATCATTCGCTCGGCTGCATTAAGGGCCTAAAGGCCGGTCTGTTTGAGCCACCGCCTCGCATGCAAGACATGGACTACGAAAAACTCACGGGTCTTGTCAACGAGGCGATAGAAGGCTTGCGGGCCGAATCGCCGGAAACGATTAACGCGCTGGAGGACAAATCCATGACCTTCCGAGTTGGGAGCAGAGAAATCCCTTTCAAGGGCGTCAATTTCGTGTGTTCGTTTTCGCTTCCGAACTTCTATTTCCACGCGACCACGGCCTACGACATGCTGCGCATGCAGGGCGTACCGCTCGGCAAGATGGACTATCTCGGCCGCCTTAGGACCGGAGTCGAAAACGGCTGA